One genomic segment of Arcobacter porcinus includes these proteins:
- a CDS encoding YcaO-like family protein codes for MNLISKDAPLEVSLKKMREILDNLNIKIKLSSPKNPVKNSFSVNLSYEGANNFIFSNGKGSSSDSSLASAYGEFIERFQTNLYFNDFYIEDRKFFFDQKEFSINEEFLSDELKRFYTLEDLEKEDFLDFNSNNFSKIVSLPFINQSTNKIEYFPTNLLSNLYASNGLSTGNSANEAKVQALCEIFERNVKLKVIKDGIALPEFPKDIIDSFPKISSDIKSLEDNGFKLKVFDASLGGIFPVTAISFINPKNNTLFLSFGSHPILEVSIERTLTELLQGREIDELNSFEKPSFDMEEISSSSNLESHFVDSNAKVGIQFLNQNKDFVYTPWKFELLKSDEQYNFLKSILDKLGKTIYLREYDYLGFYSCQMIVPEFSEIYPLEDLIYNNKNQGKLIRDFILNKDNYDAENLLEELNGFDDFVNVGAFIGVIFKNDFSLAEFKADILIKQEEYEEAIFYLEHSKKPLSFLIIQILKAKLDDIDLLDYKDALNDIFTKELVQKAISIVEKNTSMINLEFAIEYENILKLFEKKYGKR; via the coding sequence ATGAATTTAATATCAAAAGATGCACCATTAGAAGTTTCATTAAAAAAAATGAGAGAAATATTAGATAATTTAAATATAAAAATAAAATTATCATCACCAAAAAATCCAGTTAAAAATAGTTTTTCAGTAAATTTATCTTATGAAGGAGCAAATAACTTTATATTCTCAAATGGAAAAGGAAGTAGCTCTGATTCATCATTGGCAAGTGCTTATGGAGAGTTTATAGAGAGATTTCAAACAAATTTATACTTCAATGATTTTTATATTGAAGATAGGAAATTCTTTTTTGATCAAAAAGAGTTTTCAATAAATGAAGAGTTTTTAAGTGATGAACTTAAAAGATTTTACACTTTAGAAGATTTAGAAAAAGAGGATTTTTTAGATTTTAATTCAAATAATTTTTCTAAAATTGTATCTTTACCTTTTATAAATCAAAGTACAAATAAAATTGAGTATTTTCCTACAAATTTACTATCAAATTTATATGCAAGTAATGGTTTATCTACTGGAAATAGTGCAAATGAAGCAAAAGTTCAAGCTCTTTGTGAGATATTTGAAAGAAATGTAAAATTAAAAGTTATAAAAGATGGAATTGCACTTCCAGAATTTCCAAAAGATATTATAGATAGTTTTCCAAAAATTAGTTCAGATATAAAAAGCTTAGAAGATAATGGATTTAAACTAAAAGTTTTTGATGCAAGTTTGGGTGGAATTTTTCCAGTAACTGCAATATCATTCATAAATCCAAAAAATAACACTCTTTTCCTATCATTTGGAAGCCACCCTATTTTGGAAGTTTCAATAGAAAGAACTTTAACTGAACTTCTTCAAGGAAGAGAAATAGATGAGCTAAATAGCTTTGAAAAACCTAGTTTTGATATGGAAGAGATAAGTTCTTCTTCAAATTTAGAGTCACATTTTGTAGATTCAAATGCAAAAGTAGGTATACAATTTTTAAATCAAAACAAAGATTTTGTTTATACTCCTTGGAAATTTGAGCTTCTTAAAAGCGATGAACAATACAATTTTTTAAAATCTATTTTAGATAAATTAGGAAAAACAATCTACTTAAGAGAGTATGATTATTTAGGTTTTTACTCTTGCCAAATGATTGTGCCTGAGTTTTCAGAGATTTATCCACTTGAAGATTTAATTTATAATAATAAAAATCAAGGAAAATTAATAAGAGATTTTATTTTAAACAAAGATAATTATGATGCAGAAAATTTGCTTGAAGAGTTAAATGGCTTTGATGATTTTGTAAATGTTGGTGCTTTTATAGGAGTAATTTTTAAAAATGATTTCTCTTTAGCAGAGTTCAAAGCTGATATTTTAATCAAACAAGAAGAGTATGAAGAAGCTATCTTTTATCTTGAACACTCAAAAAAACCTTTATCATTTCTTATTATCCAAATTTTAAAAGCAAAATTAGATGATATAGATTTACTTGATTATAAAGATGCTTTAAATGATATTTTTACAAAAGAGCTTGTGCAAAAAGCTATAAGTATTGTTGAAAAAAACACTTCAATGATTAATTTAGAGTTTGCAATTGAGTATGAAAATATATTAAAACTTTTTGAGAAAAAATATGGAAAAAGATAA
- a CDS encoding MOSC domain-containing protein, with translation MNTKISTVLYLKVGDVSVTKLENQKREELVSGIKKYPVSKPYLTKTGFVDDFQADLAHHGGVNKALFLLTKKTYENINKHFKDSFDMTNMAYFGENLILDEICEKDICIGDILKIGEAKVQITQPRQPCWKLSANTQKKEMTNLIFQNGYTGFYAKVLIEGNICQNDDVILESRVNHNLTIEKLNKIIVDPKIDLNLTEEAINCEDLGYQFKNSLKKRFELGDLDNQFSFYHT, from the coding sequence ATGAATACAAAAATATCTACTGTTTTATATTTAAAAGTTGGGGATGTAAGTGTTACAAAACTTGAAAACCAAAAAAGAGAAGAGTTGGTTTCTGGTATAAAAAAATATCCAGTTTCAAAACCATATCTTACAAAAACAGGTTTTGTAGATGATTTTCAAGCAGATTTAGCACATCATGGAGGAGTAAATAAAGCACTTTTTTTACTTACAAAAAAAACATATGAAAATATAAATAAACATTTCAAAGATTCTTTTGATATGACAAATATGGCATATTTTGGAGAAAATTTAATACTTGATGAGATTTGTGAAAAAGATATTTGCATAGGAGATATTTTAAAAATAGGAGAAGCAAAAGTACAAATAACTCAACCAAGGCAACCTTGTTGGAAACTTAGTGCAAATACACAAAAAAAAGAGATGACAAATTTGATTTTTCAAAATGGATATACAGGATTTTATGCAAAAGTTTTAATAGAGGGGAATATTTGTCAAAATGATGATGTGATTTTAGAAAGTAGAGTAAATCACAATCTAACAATAGAAAAGTTAAATAAAATTATTGTTGATCCCAAAATTGATTTAAATCTTACAGAAGAAGCAATAAATTGTGAAGATTTAGGATATCAATTTAAAAACTCTTTGAAAAAGAGATTTGAGTTAGGAGATTTGGATAATCAATTTAGCTTTTATCATACATAA
- a CDS encoding acetylornithine transaminase: MNKNSYILPLYNRLEVGFVKGKKSVLYDEDGKNYIDFASGVGVNSLGYANKKIVKTIKKQASKIVHSSNIYQIKSQEKCAKRIVELSSYDMKCFFCNSGAEANESAIKLARKYGNTKFKNPKYKIITIKNSFHGRTIATLKATAQEDKHKYFAPYPDGFVYANDINEAINMIDDSTVAVMIELILGEGGILMQDIHQVKELEKVLKERKLLLIIDEVQTGVYRSGNFLLSQYFGIKPDIVTLAKGLASGIPIGVMISSLKDIFAFGDHGSTFGGNHLSTTVCNKVLNILEKYSNSGELSENIKCFNSCLQYIINKYPNIFLKKSGFGFMQGLVLKDEMLLNDIINLALKNGVLVLKSGKNIIRFLPPIIITKSEITEGFQRFEDILFDINKA; this comes from the coding sequence ATGAATAAAAACTCTTATATATTACCTTTATATAATAGATTAGAAGTTGGATTTGTAAAAGGTAAAAAATCAGTTTTATATGATGAAGATGGTAAAAATTACATAGATTTTGCTTCAGGAGTTGGTGTAAATAGTTTAGGATATGCAAATAAAAAAATTGTAAAAACTATAAAAAAACAAGCGAGTAAAATTGTACATAGTTCAAATATATATCAAATAAAATCTCAAGAAAAATGTGCTAAAAGAATTGTTGAATTAAGCTCTTATGATATGAAATGTTTTTTTTGTAATAGTGGAGCTGAAGCAAATGAAAGTGCTATAAAACTTGCAAGAAAATATGGAAATACAAAGTTTAAAAATCCAAAATATAAAATTATTACTATAAAAAACTCTTTTCATGGAAGAACAATTGCAACATTAAAAGCAACAGCACAAGAGGACAAACATAAGTATTTTGCACCATATCCTGATGGTTTTGTTTATGCAAATGATATAAATGAAGCTATAAATATGATAGATGATAGCACAGTTGCTGTAATGATAGAGCTTATTTTGGGTGAGGGTGGTATTTTAATGCAAGATATTCATCAAGTAAAAGAGCTAGAAAAAGTTTTAAAAGAGAGAAAATTACTTTTGATTATAGATGAAGTTCAAACAGGAGTTTATAGAAGTGGTAACTTTTTACTTTCTCAATATTTTGGGATAAAACCTGATATTGTAACTTTGGCAAAAGGATTAGCAAGTGGTATTCCAATAGGTGTTATGATTAGTAGTTTAAAAGATATTTTTGCTTTTGGTGACCATGGTTCTACTTTTGGTGGTAATCATTTATCAACAACAGTTTGTAATAAAGTTCTTAATATTTTAGAAAAATATTCAAATAGTGGAGAATTAAGTGAAAATATTAAATGTTTTAATAGTTGTTTACAATATATAATAAATAAATATCCAAATATATTTTTAAAGAAAAGTGGTTTTGGATTTATGCAAGGATTAGTTTTAAAAGATGAGATGCTTTTAAATGATATTATAAATCTCGCACTAAAAAATGGTGTTTTAGTTTTAAAATCTGGTAAGAATATTATTAGATTTTTACCACCAATTATTATTACTAAAAGCGAGATAACTGAAGGTTTTCAGAGATTTGAAGATATTCTTTTTGATATTAATAAGGCTTGA
- a CDS encoding benzoate/H(+) symporter BenE family transporter — MGKKASVVPPIMAGLISVIVNYGGTFILIFQAAQMAGLSPEQTASWVWSISIGVGITGILLSWYTKEPIITAWSTPAAAFLITALVTVSYSEAIGAYIISALAFVILGLSGYFEKLIKLIPPGIASGLLAGILLQFGIAAFLNMSITPVLAISLFLIYLLTKRFSPRYAIVSVLVFGFIILTLQSQVNFAGFEFKLAYPLFTEPTFSMNATLSVALPLFLITLTGQYMPGLIILKNDGFKTKAKPILAITGVGSIIMAPFGSHAFNLSSIASAICTGKEAHEDPSKRWIAGVTAGIFYIIVGLFGVTLAAIFAAFPATFISSLAGLALLSTITGSLSSAMSEENTREAAVITFLATAANINIFGISGAFWGLVLGITAYFILNLKLKKSK; from the coding sequence ATGGGCAAAAAAGCATCAGTTGTTCCCCCAATAATGGCTGGTCTAATTTCAGTTATTGTTAATTATGGTGGAACATTTATTTTAATCTTTCAAGCAGCACAAATGGCTGGACTTAGTCCAGAGCAGACAGCCTCTTGGGTTTGGTCAATTTCTATTGGTGTAGGAATTACTGGAATACTTCTTAGTTGGTACACAAAAGAGCCTATTATTACAGCTTGGAGTACACCAGCAGCAGCATTTTTAATTACGGCTCTTGTTACAGTTTCATACTCTGAAGCAATTGGAGCATATATTATTTCAGCATTGGCATTTGTTATTTTAGGACTTTCAGGATATTTTGAGAAGTTAATTAAACTTATTCCACCTGGAATTGCATCTGGTTTATTAGCTGGTATTTTATTACAATTTGGTATTGCTGCATTTTTAAATATGTCAATTACTCCTGTTTTAGCAATATCTCTATTTCTTATCTATCTTCTTACAAAAAGATTTTCTCCAAGATATGCAATTGTTTCTGTTTTGGTTTTTGGATTTATTATTTTAACTTTACAATCTCAAGTAAATTTTGCTGGGTTTGAATTTAAATTAGCTTATCCATTATTTACAGAACCAACATTTTCAATGAATGCTACATTAAGTGTTGCATTACCACTATTTTTAATCACTTTAACAGGTCAATATATGCCTGGATTAATAATTTTAAAAAATGATGGATTTAAAACTAAAGCAAAACCAATTTTAGCAATTACAGGAGTTGGTTCTATAATTATGGCTCCTTTTGGTTCTCATGCTTTTAACTTATCTTCAATAGCTTCAGCAATTTGTACAGGAAAAGAAGCGCACGAAGATCCGTCAAAAAGATGGATAGCAGGAGTTACAGCTGGTATATTTTATATTATTGTTGGTCTTTTTGGGGTTACTCTTGCTGCTATATTTGCAGCTTTCCCAGCAACATTTATTAGCTCTTTAGCAGGTCTTGCTCTTTTAAGTACAATTACAGGAAGTCTTTCAAGCGCTATGAGTGAAGAAAATACTAGAGAAGCAGCTGTTATTACATTTTTAGCAACTGCTGCAAATATAAATATATTTGGTATTAGTGGAGCTTTCTGGGGATTAGTTCTTGGAATAACTGCTTATTTCATTTTAAATCTAAAACTTAAAAAATCTAAATAA
- a CDS encoding ribonuclease HI yields the protein MRKIKLFTDSSVNPQKKIGFGAFLEVSDENIIFDVLRKNIKIKKFEDTSSTKLELETLIWALDELCGKYKNIKIKVYTDCQNIISLQNRREKFEINDYKNSSGKIINNYELYKLFFEKTDEINIEFIKVKGHKKSSLKDEIDKVFNLVDRASRNALRKNI from the coding sequence ATGAGAAAAATCAAACTATTTACAGATTCAAGTGTAAATCCACAAAAAAAGATAGGATTTGGAGCTTTTTTAGAAGTTTCTGATGAAAATATAATTTTTGATGTATTAAGAAAAAATATAAAAATAAAAAAATTTGAAGATACAAGTTCAACAAAACTTGAATTAGAGACTTTGATTTGGGCTTTAGATGAGCTTTGTGGAAAATATAAAAATATTAAGATAAAAGTTTACACAGATTGTCAAAATATTATCAGTTTACAAAATAGAAGAGAAAAATTTGAAATAAATGATTATAAAAATTCAAGTGGAAAAATTATAAATAATTATGAATTATATAAACTATTTTTTGAAAAAACAGATGAGATAAATATTGAATTTATAAAGGTAAAAGGACATAAAAAAAGTAGTTTAAAAGATGAAATTGATAAAGTTTTTAATCTTGTAGATAGAGCTTCAAGAAATGCTTTAAGAAAAAATATATGA
- a CDS encoding tetratricopeptide repeat protein: protein MFRKVFVNLVLFIGFSFGNTLEDGFEEYKNGNYKKAFDIWYELANNGDAGSQYNIALMYQKGEVVVQNFDKAIEWYEKSSNQNFVASQFNLGIIYLNKNDYKNAINLFEKASNNGDMNAQYNLASIYENGVGVEKNHEKALILFEKSANQGQMMAQYYLGSMYNQKRDYEKAVYWIEKSANQSYAPAQFDFGVMFKNGFGISQDFNKAIEWYEKSAKQGFPSAQTNLGVMYYHGYGIKQNYKKAKEWFKKACDSGDIEGGCNNYKMLDDAGY, encoded by the coding sequence ATGTTTAGAAAAGTATTTGTAAATTTGGTTTTATTCATTGGATTTAGTTTTGGAAATACTTTAGAAGATGGCTTTGAAGAATACAAAAATGGTAATTATAAAAAAGCATTTGATATTTGGTATGAGTTAGCAAATAATGGAGATGCAGGTTCTCAGTATAATATTGCACTTATGTATCAAAAAGGAGAAGTTGTAGTACAAAATTTTGATAAAGCTATTGAATGGTACGAAAAATCATCTAATCAGAATTTTGTAGCATCTCAATTTAATTTAGGAATTATATATTTAAATAAAAATGATTATAAAAATGCTATAAATTTATTTGAAAAGGCGTCTAATAATGGAGATATGAATGCACAGTATAATTTAGCTAGTATTTATGAAAATGGAGTTGGTGTAGAAAAAAATCACGAAAAAGCTTTGATATTATTTGAAAAATCAGCAAATCAGGGACAAATGATGGCTCAGTATTACTTAGGTAGTATGTATAATCAAAAAAGAGATTATGAGAAAGCAGTATATTGGATTGAAAAATCTGCAAATCAATCTTATGCACCAGCACAATTTGATTTTGGAGTTATGTTTAAAAATGGATTTGGAATATCACAAGATTTTAATAAAGCTATTGAATGGTATGAAAAATCTGCAAAACAAGGATTTCCATCTGCTCAAACTAATCTTGGGGTAATGTACTATCATGGATATGGAATTAAGCAAAATTATAAAAAAGCAAAAGAGTGGTTTAAAAAAGCTTGTGATAGCGGAGATATAGAAGGTGGTTGTAATAATTATAAAATGCTTGATGATGCTGGTTATTGA
- a CDS encoding bifunctional transcriptional activator/DNA repair enzyme AdaA encodes MDTLNTTYKQIEKAIRYIDENFKSHPSVDEIAKNVGMSKYHFIRVFKEYVGLTPQQFLHSVTLNYAKEHIKESKSILDSSLDIGLSSSSRLHELFVNLIGVTPKEWKEKGKDVQITYGFGKTPFGEALIGFTSKGICYLGFYDNNKKDIFQRFNELWENANLVFDEKLANEYLENIFIKNKKYPLFVKGTNLQINVWKALINIPNGEIATYSDIANILEKPKAVRAVANAIGQNHIGYLIPCHRVIAKSGAMSGYRWGIERKENLLEFEASKKKLI; translated from the coding sequence ATGGATACATTAAATACTACTTATAAACAGATTGAAAAAGCTATAAGATATATAGATGAGAATTTTAAATCTCATCCAAGTGTCGATGAAATAGCAAAAAATGTAGGTATGAGTAAATACCATTTTATAAGAGTATTTAAAGAGTATGTAGGTCTTACTCCTCAACAATTTTTGCATAGTGTTACTTTAAACTATGCAAAAGAACATATAAAAGAGTCTAAATCTATTCTTGATAGTAGTTTAGATATTGGACTTTCTAGCTCAAGCCGTCTTCATGAACTTTTTGTAAATTTAATTGGTGTTACTCCAAAAGAGTGGAAAGAAAAAGGTAAAGATGTACAAATAACTTATGGATTTGGAAAAACTCCTTTTGGTGAGGCTTTAATTGGTTTTACATCTAAAGGAATTTGTTATTTAGGTTTTTATGACAACAACAAAAAAGATATTTTTCAAAGATTTAATGAACTTTGGGAAAATGCAAATTTAGTTTTTGATGAAAAACTAGCAAATGAATATTTGGAAAATATCTTTATAAAAAATAAAAAATACCCTCTTTTTGTAAAAGGAACAAATCTTCAAATAAATGTTTGGAAAGCTTTAATAAATATTCCAAATGGAGAGATTGCAACTTATAGTGATATTGCAAATATTTTAGAAAAACCAAAAGCTGTAAGAGCTGTTGCAAATGCAATTGGTCAAAATCATATTGGATATTTAATCCCTTGTCATAGAGTTATCGCAAAAAGTGGAGCAATGAGTGGATACAGATGGGGAATTGAGAGAAAAGAAAATTTACTTGAATTTGAAGCTTCAAAAAAAAAGTTAATATAA
- a CDS encoding serine hydroxymethyltransferase, whose protein sequence is MNYITSDNLEVADKEVFDIVEAELVRQTNHLEMIASENFTSPAVMQAMGSVFTNKYAEGYPYKRYYGGCEQADKVEQLAIDRVCKIFNCKFANVQPHSGSQANGAVYAALLKAGDRILGMDLSHGGHLTHGSKPSFSGQNYSAFYYGVELDGRINYDKLEEIAKTVMPKIIVCGASAYAREIDFKRFKEVANKVGAILFADIAHIAGLVAAGEHMSPFPYADVVTTTTHKTLRGPRGGVIMTNDEDIAKKVNSAIFPGLQGGPLMHVIAAKAVAFKEILDPKWKDYAKQVKANAKVLADVLIKRGYDIVSDGTDNHLVLVSFLNKPFSGKDADAALGNAGITVNKNTVPGETRSPFVTSGIRIGSPALTARGMKEKEFEFIANKICDVLDNIEDSSLQAKISKELESLANQFIIYSNATY, encoded by the coding sequence ATGAACTACATAACAAGCGATAATTTAGAGGTAGCTGATAAAGAGGTATTTGATATAGTTGAAGCTGAACTAGTAAGACAGACAAATCATCTTGAGATGATTGCAAGTGAAAACTTTACAAGCCCAGCAGTAATGCAAGCAATGGGTTCAGTTTTTACAAACAAATATGCTGAAGGTTATCCTTATAAAAGATATTATGGTGGATGTGAGCAAGCTGATAAAGTTGAGCAACTAGCTATTGATAGAGTTTGTAAAATCTTTAATTGTAAATTTGCAAATGTTCAACCACATAGTGGTTCTCAAGCAAATGGTGCAGTTTATGCAGCATTACTTAAAGCAGGAGATAGAATTTTAGGAATGGATTTATCTCATGGTGGGCATTTAACTCATGGAAGTAAACCAAGTTTTTCTGGTCAAAACTACTCAGCATTTTATTATGGAGTTGAACTTGATGGAAGAATCAATTATGATAAATTAGAAGAGATTGCAAAAACTGTTATGCCAAAAATAATTGTATGTGGAGCAAGTGCTTATGCAAGAGAGATTGATTTTAAAAGATTTAAAGAAGTAGCAAATAAAGTTGGTGCTATTTTATTTGCTGATATTGCACATATTGCTGGATTAGTTGCAGCAGGTGAGCATATGAGTCCATTTCCTTATGCTGATGTTGTAACAACAACAACTCATAAAACTCTAAGAGGACCAAGAGGTGGAGTTATTATGACAAATGATGAAGATATTGCTAAAAAAGTAAATAGTGCAATATTCCCAGGACTTCAAGGTGGACCACTTATGCATGTAATTGCTGCAAAAGCTGTTGCATTTAAAGAGATTTTAGATCCAAAATGGAAAGATTATGCAAAACAAGTAAAAGCAAATGCTAAAGTATTAGCTGATGTTCTTATTAAAAGAGGATATGATATAGTAAGTGATGGAACAGATAATCACTTGGTTTTAGTATCATTTTTAAATAAACCTTTCTCAGGTAAAGATGCAGATGCTGCTTTAGGTAATGCTGGAATTACTGTAAATAAAAATACAGTTCCAGGAGAAACAAGAAGCCCATTTGTAACTTCAGGTATTAGAATTGGTAGTCCAGCATTAACTGCTCGTGGAATGAAAGAGAAAGAATTTGAGTTTATTGCAAATAAAATTTGTGATGTTTTAGATAATATTGAAGATTCTTCTTTACAAGCTAAAATTAGTAAAGAACTTGAATCTCTAGCTAATCAATTCATTATCTACTCTAACGCAACTTATTAA
- a CDS encoding DUF6172 family protein — translation MKKQFLIDVDNKTRDRQVDSIKNEIRKYIKREKSKKLPENFNTWFFDCKFGKSIEEAKEISFADIIKSVDFANKENYSSFYLEIIASAIFKEKKHSIDDEIIED, via the coding sequence ATGAAAAAACAATTTTTAATAGATGTAGATAACAAAACAAGAGATAGACAAGTTGATAGCATAAAAAATGAGATTAGAAAATATATAAAAAGAGAAAAAAGTAAAAAACTTCCTGAAAATTTCAATACATGGTTTTTTGATTGTAAATTTGGAAAATCAATAGAAGAGGCAAAAGAGATAAGCTTTGCAGATATTATAAAATCTGTTGATTTTGCAAATAAAGAGAACTACTCAAGTTTTTATTTAGAGATTATTGCAAGTGCAATTTTTAAAGAAAAGAAACATTCTATTGATGATGAAATTATAGAAGATTAA
- a CDS encoding CNNM domain-containing protein: MTLLFLYLFLALFFSTLCSILEATVLSSTPSYIESMDEDDYSQKSIKLVKNMKDDIDKSISSILTLNTFAHTMGAAGVGAQAAIIFGEQWQGLVAFILTLLVLYITEIYPKTYAALNWKKFLIPTAYIISFLIKVTYPFIWFGTKITNYIKKDRKDEASFSKDEIIALVNLSEKEGTIQSKESSFIENLFKLKSIRTEDIMTPRSVVFALSTKTTVKEALEDDELYIHTRIPVYCETIDNIVGIVFAQTILEQRIKKNKNKKLEDIMIPVHKVTEDTEVSSLIDSFLRKKSHLFVVQDSYGQTSGIVTLEDTIETLLGVEIVDEKDKFEDMQEFAKQKLKSEHNDN; the protein is encoded by the coding sequence ATGACATTACTATTTTTATATCTATTTTTGGCACTATTTTTCTCTACTCTTTGTTCAATTCTTGAAGCAACAGTTCTTTCATCAACTCCTTCTTATATAGAAAGTATGGATGAAGATGATTACAGTCAAAAGAGTATAAAACTTGTAAAAAATATGAAAGATGATATTGATAAATCAATCTCTTCTATTTTGACTTTAAATACTTTTGCACACACAATGGGAGCAGCAGGAGTTGGTGCTCAAGCTGCAATTATATTTGGTGAACAATGGCAAGGTTTGGTTGCATTTATTCTTACATTATTGGTTTTATATATAACTGAGATTTATCCAAAAACATATGCAGCATTGAATTGGAAAAAGTTTTTAATTCCAACAGCATATATAATCTCATTTTTAATAAAAGTTACATATCCATTTATTTGGTTTGGTACAAAGATTACAAATTATATTAAAAAAGATAGAAAAGATGAAGCTAGTTTTTCAAAAGATGAGATAATTGCATTAGTTAATTTAAGTGAAAAAGAGGGAACGATTCAATCAAAAGAGAGTAGTTTTATTGAAAACTTATTTAAATTAAAAAGTATAAGAACAGAAGATATTATGACTCCAAGAAGTGTTGTTTTTGCACTATCTACAAAAACAACAGTTAAAGAAGCATTAGAAGATGATGAGTTATATATTCATACAAGAATTCCAGTTTATTGTGAAACGATTGATAATATTGTAGGAATTGTATTTGCACAAACTATTTTAGAACAAAGAATAAAAAAGAATAAAAATAAAAAACTAGAAGATATTATGATACCTGTACATAAAGTTACAGAAGATACAGAAGTTTCTAGCCTTATTGATTCTTTTTTAAGAAAAAAATCACACCTTTTTGTAGTGCAAGATAGTTATGGACAAACAAGTGGAATAGTGACTTTAGAAGATACAATTGAGACTTTATTGGGAGTTGAAATTGTAGATGAGAAAGATAAATTTGAAGATATGCAAGAGTTTGCCAAACAAAAACTAAAATCAGAACACAATGATAATTAG
- a CDS encoding metal-sulfur cluster assembly factor yields MSNIFNKEEIKEKIIENIKKVYDPEIPVDIYNLGLIYSIDLEERDNYLFCEIEMTLTSPTCPVADSLLEQVRYVAMAVDEVDEAKVNLVFEPVWEPHMMSEDAKEIMGASGAAISW; encoded by the coding sequence ATGAGTAATATTTTTAATAAAGAAGAGATAAAAGAGAAAATCATAGAAAATATAAAAAAAGTTTATGACCCTGAAATTCCTGTGGATATCTATAATTTAGGTTTAATCTATAGTATAGATTTAGAAGAGAGAGACAACTATTTGTTTTGTGAAATAGAGATGACTCTTACAAGCCCTACTTGTCCTGTTGCTGATAGTTTACTTGAACAAGTTAGATATGTGGCAATGGCTGTGGATGAAGTTGATGAAGCTAAAGTTAATTTAGTTTTTGAACCTGTTTGGGAACCTCATATGATGAGTGAAGATGCAAAAGAGATTATGGGAGCAAGTGGAGCTGCTATTTCTTGGTAA
- a CDS encoding SufE family protein produces the protein MSIKKRVEDIKEDLDFFEEELAKYEYIIDLGKKLPDFEDSYKIPENLVHGCTSQVWLICEQKENKLFFYGTSDAIIVKGLVYIILGIFSDSTIDELKQIDMDVIKELGLSEVITPNRQSGVIGMIKKIKEYALKA, from the coding sequence ATGAGTATTAAAAAAAGAGTTGAAGATATTAAAGAAGATTTAGATTTTTTTGAAGAAGAGTTAGCAAAATATGAATATATTATTGATTTAGGTAAAAAACTTCCAGATTTTGAAGATAGTTATAAAATTCCTGAAAATTTAGTTCATGGTTGTACTTCACAAGTTTGGTTAATTTGTGAACAAAAAGAGAATAAACTATTTTTCTATGGAACAAGTGATGCAATTATTGTAAAAGGTTTAGTATATATTATTTTAGGTATTTTTTCAGATTCAACAATAGATGAATTAAAACAGATTGATATGGATGTTATAAAAGAGTTAGGTCTTAGTGAAGTGATTACTCCAAATAGACAAAGTGGAGTTATTGGAATGATTAAAAAAATAAAAGAGTATGCATTAAAAGCATAA